ACCGATCACAGGACACCCGTTTCCTGTTTGTACGTCAGCAGTGGAACCTAACGGAGGATGTGATGTTAGAACTGGGTATAGAGCTTGCGGGTAATTGAGAAATAATAACGTTAAATTAAGCGGCTAAATTAAAAAACGAATATATGAAAAGAATACTACTGACAACCCTTATTGTGATCATGCCGGCGCTGGCATTCGGACAGCTAAAGGTTGGGATCATGAATCCGGATGAGGTGCTGAACGCACTTCCTGAAACGGCACAGGTAGAAGCCGAGCTGCAGGAGTATATACAGCAGAGGCAAACCATGTATCAGGAGCGATATCAGAGCTGGATCAGCGAGCTGACGGATTTCAGCGAAAGAGCGGAAGCCGGCGAATTGAGTGAAGAGGCGCAGGAGCAGCAACAGCAGCGTCTTGTTGAACAGCAGGAAGAGCTGAGCAATCTGCAGGCTCAGATACAGCGCCAGATTCAGCAGCGGCAAAATGAACTGATCAATCCGCTGTTAACACGGGTTGAAGACGCCATGAATGAAGTGGCTGAAGAAATGGAGCTCGAATTTGTGATCAATAAAAATGCAAGTACAGGTGACCCGATTATATACTACTCATCGCAGCGCGGTGTTGATATTACCGAAAGAGTTATTCAACTAATTACACAGAACTAATTTAAACACATCTATTATCATGAAAAACGCAATCATCTTCAGTTTTGTCAGTCTTATCGCACTTGTTTCCCTGGCGGCTGCCCCGGCAGCATCGGCCCAGGATATGACGATTGGATTTGTTGAACCCAGAGCGATTCTGGAACGAATGCCGGAAATGAGCGCTGTTCGTCAAAGGCTTCAAAACTTTGCAGAACGAAAGCAAAACGAACTGGGAACCAAGGAGCGTGAACTCCAGACTGAAATTGAACTGTACCAGCAAAAGGTAGGAGTGATTTCAGAGACAGCACGTCAGCAGGAAGAAGAGCGGCTTACAGCTCTCGAGACCGAATTTCGTCAATTACAAACCGAGGCTCAGCAGGAACTTCAGCAGCGTCAGGCTGAACTGATGGGTCCGCTTCTTCAGCAGGTACAGGAGGCGATAGATACGGTAGCAGCCAGAAGAGGGCTGGATTATGTCCTGAATCAGACCACATCGAACGGCGATGTAATCATTCTCTATGTATCCCCAAGGGTTCAGGAAGAGTATGACATTACCGATGCCGTTATGCAGGAACTGGGTATCTGATAGTTTCAGTTTACGGTGGAGTTTCACCGGCATACAACTTAAAAGATTAAAAAAAGGCAGTCATAATGGCTGCCTTTTTTTATTCAGGCTGAGATTTTTTCTTGTGTTACTCACGATCTTAAGGCGCAGGGGTGATGGACGATGGACGATGGGTGATGGACGATGGACGATGGTTGATGTTAGAAGTTTCCCGAATTAAAACCTGCCGTTTCCGTTCCGATTTACGTTTCTTACATCTGTAGCCGGATTCACGATGCCCTTCCAACCGCATTCATTTTGCTCTCATTTAGGAATATGCAGATGACTCCGGGTACAGTTATTTCACATTCTTTCTTCGGTTACGGATATAATCCTCAAAAATGTATCCGCCCAGGTCATTAAGCGAAGAATAATAGGCCCTGCCGCTGTTGGCTTCGGTCAGGTCTCTTACAAAATTCTGAAGGTAGGGGTCGCGTGCTATCATGAATGTGGTGATGGGAATCCGGTCTCTTTTACATTTCACGGCTTCATCAAGCACTTTGTTCACAATTTTTCGGTCGAGCCCGAAGCTGTTTTTGTAAAGGCGCCCGCCTTCATGCATGCATGAAGGTTTACCATCCGTAATCATGAATATCTGTTTGTTGGAAAACTTTTTACGCTGCAGAATATGACGTGCTTTTTGAAGCGCATGCAGGGTATTGGTATGGTAAGGCCCAACCTTAAGATAGGGCAGATCTTTAACCTCGATTTCCCAGGCCCCATTGCCGAACGCCACAATATCCAGGGAGTCTTTGGCATAGTTGTTCATGATAAGCTCTGAAAGCGCCATGGCTACTTTCTTCGCGGGCGTGATTCGGTCCTCACCATATAGAATCATGGAGTGGCTCAGATCAATTAACAGAACAGTGGATACGGAGGTGTAGTGATCGGTATTATAGACTTCCAGATCGTCCTCACGCAGATCAAACTTATCCAGACTGCTGTGCTTGAGCATATTCAGCATGGTTCCTGAACTGTCGATGTGTGAAGCGTCATCGCCCGGCCTCCAACTTCGTGTTTCGGGTTGCCGTTCAAGCCCTTTCCCTGAGAATGGGGTTTTATGCTCCCCCTGTCCTCCCTTACTCAGCTGAGTAAAGATTTCCTCAAGGGATTTTCTGCGTATGCTTCGGTCGGTTTTGGCGGTTGGCACCATCACCTGCTGCTCGTCGTCATATCTTATGTAGCCGCGCTCCTGCATCTCTTCTATAAAATCACCTATACCGAAATCTTCTTCAAATCCGTCCGTGATCTGATACTCCTCATCGAGCTGATTGAGCCATCGCAATGCCTGGGAGACGTCTCCTCCCGCTATGGTCAATAGCTCCTGAAACAGATCCCAGAGCGTATCAAATGGGGATTTACCATCCGGGCCGGAGTGTTTTTTATTCCATTCGGTATATTTGAAATGCATAAAGCTGAATCGTTAGCCGGTTCTCAATTCATAGTATTAACATCCGAGCATAACAAATCATTGCATACGGTTCATCTTTTCTTCAAGGAATTATATCTTGGCAGATAGATTTTGAAAAATAATTTTCCTGAATGGACAGATACCGGTTTGAAAAACAGTTATGGAGTGAAGGCTTTCGCCGGATTATGGGGCTCGATGAAGTGGGCAGAGGGTGTCTGTGCGGACCCGTTGTGGCGGCAGGGGTGATTATTCGCCCGGATTATTCGCTTAACCGGGATGTAGCCGACAGTAAAACACTTACAGAGAAGGAGAGGGAGGAGCTGGCTCTTGAAATAAAAGAGGAATCTGAGTTCTGGACGGTTCAGGAGTCAAGTGCCGCTGAAATAGACCGAATCAACATTCTTCGGGCATCACTCCAGGCGATGGTAAAATGTACTAAAGAAACCGGGGCAAATCCCGATTATCTGCTCGTAGATGGCAATCGATTTGTTCCGTCGCTCATCCGGTACAAGTGTGTGGTAAAAGGGGATGACAAGTCAGCATCCATTGCAGCGGCTTCGATTCTGGCCAAAGTGTACAGGGATCGTCTGATGCGAAATCTACATCAGGATTATCCGGTTTATGGCTGGGATACAAATGTAGGTTACCCTACTCAGCAGCATTTTGACGGCCTTCAAAAGCACGGCTATACAAAACATCATCGAAAATCCTTTAAACTGAGAACAGAGAGGCAGTTTATGCAAACGGCATCCAATGAAAATGAACCTCAGAGTTAGCTGTAGATACTGAAGGAGCGTTTGTAGAGGTGGAGATTCAGACAAATGGCAAGCATTATACTGTTCGCCAGAAAAGCATTACCCCCGTAGCTTACAAACGGCAATGGAATTCCCATAATCGGTAGTACGGCTGTAGCACTGCCTATATTAACTACGAAATGCGTAAAAAAGATAAAGGTTACACCTACAATCACCAGCTGAGCAAAAGGGTGTTTGTGGGCTCCGGCCATGTGCAGAAGCCTGAGAAAAAGGGCTGCATAGAGAATCAGAACAAGTCCCGCCCCCAGGAATCCGAACTCTTCACCGATTACACAATAGATAAAATCGGTCCACTGTTCAGGGAGAAAACGGAGTTGAGTCTGGGTTCCCTCCATAAATCCTTTACCGTACACTCCACCTGAGCCAATCGCAGTTTTTGCCTGCAATACGTTCCATCCGGCGCCCTGAGGGTCAAGCGTTGGGTTTACAAAAGCTTCCACTCTGGCCCGTTGATGCGGCAGCAGTATTTCCTGAAGGGCTACTTCTGTTCCGATCACAACAACAATCCCCAAAACAATGGAAGAGACAGTGAGCCAGGTCTGTTTTTGAAGAAGAAAGATGGCAATGATCAGAATGAGGGCGGCAATGGCTCCAAACCATACGTTGATGATGGAAAAATACCCGATCAATGCGGGAGAAATGATAAAAAGTGAAAGTCCGTAGGGAAGCCCGGACCAGAAAAGCACGACGGGGATCAGGGCAGCAATCACGAGTGCTGTTCCCGTATCATTCTGCAGGAGGACCAGCACAGCCGGTACCAGGATGATGGCCACGGTTGTGAGTGCCGTTTTTACATTGCCGACACTCATATTGCGCTTATGTGTAAGATAGTTGGCAACAGCCAGGACGGTAGCCAGCTTCATATACTCACTTATCTGAAGCCTTAAACCGAAAATGGAAAGCCAGCTTCGGCCACCACGTACCTCGATCCCGGCAAAAATAGTAATTACCGCAAGTATCAGACAAAGTCCATAGAATAGGTAGGATACGCCCTGAAAGGTTCTGGGGGAAGTGAACTGTATGGCAATCAGCACAACCACTGAGAGCGAAATCCACATCAGCTGACGGCTGAAGTTATCCTGGATAAAGGACTCCAGAAACTCTGATACAGGGCCCTGAGTTGCGCTGTAAATAGCGATAAGACCGACTGTTGACAACCCCGCCCAGATAAAAAGAACCGACCAGCTGAATTCTCGTGTATCAATCATCGTTCACCTCACTTTCTTCATCCTCACTGTCATCATCCGTCTCCTCATCACGGGGTACGAAGTTAAGTACGTAATTTAGAACGTATTGTCTCTCAACTTGTCCGGTCAAATATTGTTCAATCAGCAATGAGGCGACGGGAGCGGCTGAAATGGACCCATATCCTGAGTTCTCAGTAAGAACCGCAACGGCAATTTGCGGGTTATCGGCCGGAGCGTACGCAATGAACCAGCCGTGATTGCGGCCACGCGGATTCTGAGCTGTACCGGTTTTACCCAATACTTCAATATCATTGAGATTGGCATAAAAGCGGCCGCTGCCTTCGGTAACTGCACCACGCATTCCTTCCCGGACAACGTCGAGATATTCAGGCCGTACCCAATCTATGTGTTCAAGTTGCGGCTCAGTATAGTCAATGCTGCCATCGGGTTGACGTATCTCTGATACCACGTGCGGCTGAACCCTGTAGCCTCCGTTTGCAATTGATGAGACGGCAACCGCCATCTGAAGCGGTGAAGCGGAAACCATTCCTTGTCCGACTCCAAGGCTGATGAGATCTCCGATTCCCCAGTTACGCTCACCGAAATTATTGTTCATGTAACTGCTATCGGGCACAATTCCGGATACTTCAAACGGAAGGTCAACCTGATTGCGCGGGCCAATCCCAAAATCTTGTATAAGGTCTGCCCATTCATTCAGGTGTCCGTTTGTTGCAATTTGGTCCATCATCCAAAAGAAATAGGTATTGCTTGAGAACGTGATGGCACGAGCCAGATCATAGTCTCCCGGCTCGGCGGTATCACCGTAGGCACGCCCCCTGAAATAGGCACCGCTGTTGTAAATACTGGTTTCAGGAGTTATCAGCCCCATGTGAAGGCCGGCTAGTGCCATAAAGGGCTTAAACGTGGATCCCGGAGGCTCTCTTGAGGAGATTGCACGATTAAAGAGGGGTGTCATGGGATCGGAGTTGATACCCTCCCAGTAGTCCTGATCCGTTCGCCCCGCCAGTTTGGAGACATCGTATTGCGGAGAGCTTACAAGGGATAGTATTTCTCCCGTATTCGGATCCATTGCAACCACGCCACCCGATTTGCCCTCCATCAGCCGTTCAGCAAGCTCCTGCAGGGGGGCATCAATGGTGGTAACGAGATTTGCTCCTTTAACCGGCGAAACGTTCAGTTCACCATTATTGTAGGGCCCCAGGCTTTGCCCGTAGGCATTAACTCGAACATAGTCGCTACCCAGTTCACCGCGAAGAAAATCTTCATAGACCATCTCAATTCCGCTTTTGCCAATCTTATCTCCCAGGCGAAGATGTTCCGACTGTTCGTACTCCTCCGGTGTGGCTTCGCGGAGATACCCCATTATGTGGGATGCTTTCAGGTTAAGCGGGTAATTTCGTTTGCTTTCAACCTGATGCCCGATACCCGGCAGCTGCCAAAGGTTCTCCTGAACGGATGAGAACACCTCGAATGAAACTTCAGTAAAAAGACGCGAGGTTCTGTGCCATGAGTACTGCTGAGCTTCGGTAATTTGTTGCCTTACCACCTCCTCATCCATTTGAAGTATCCGGGCAAGGACGGGGACGTTATCCATTTCAAAATTGGCAGGTGTGATGGTAATGGAATAGATAGGCTGATTATCGACCATAATGGTTCCATTTCGGTCAAGTATCAGGCCTCGCGCAGGATGCACCATTTCCAGTCGCAGAGAATTTTGCATACTCAGAGGTGAATACTCCTCATAATCTATAATCTGCAGCTGAAATATCCTGCCAAGCATAACGGTGCAACCGATAAGCACAACGGCCTGCAGTATCCGTATGGATGTTTTCAGATTATTGGGATTTCTGCCTCTCATAGGGTAATGCTAACGATAACTTAATGGGGTATTGGTATTGCAGGGTAACTAAGATTGATCCCGTACAAGATGAAGAAAACTTCCAAGTACGGCTGTAAAGAACGAGCTAAGAAACAGGAGCGACCAGAATACATATGATGTCGCGTAGGTTTCCGTAAAGAAGGAAACTCCCAGAAAAACGAGATTGTGAAAAAAAGCAGCTCCGAACACAATCAGAAAAATCTGCCAGAAAATAAACCTGTTTTCAGAAATACGATTCAGATAGCCGTGTAGTATAAAAACCATCAGGGTTTTTGAAAACATGTTGAGTCCCCACAGGTCTGTCATTCCGTCCTGAAGCAATCCGAATAGTGCAGCAAAAAGGAGGCTCTCCGTTTTAGAACGGCTGGTACACATCCATAAAATGTATACGAGGATGAGATCCGCTTCCGCTCCGAAGATCTGCAGATTCCGGAACAGGACCACCTGTATGAGAACCATACCCAGGCCAAGCAGCAGTATGCGCAGGTTTTCTGATCGAATCAAAACATCTCCATCTGTTCATTTTCCAGTTCAAGTATGGTTGAATCGGGTTCAAATGCCACCACAAATCCCTCCGACATTGTCCACAGGTCAGCATAGGCCCGAAGGGTAATAATCTGGGTTTCAACACCGTCGCCGGGCTCTACCCTTATTACCTCTCCGATTGGAATGCCACCGGGAAACTGGTTACTTGCTCCGGATGTCTGAACCACCTGGCCCGAATCCACCGGAATGGTTTGTGGTACAAACATCATAGTAAGTTCATTGTGTCTATTTTCGGGCCAGGAGACAATACCATAAGCGCGGGACTCCTGGATCTGCGCACTAACCCTGAACATGGAATTGGCATAGGGGAGAACCTGGGAATAGCTGTCGGCTGTTACAATAACTTGTCCAATCAGGCCGTCAGAGTTCGTGACGGGCATACCTACCTTCACGCCGTCGTCGCTTCCCGCATTGATCGTCATCGCGTTATTAACTCCTCTGAGATCTTTTGCCACAATACGGACAGGTATCAGATTCAGTTCGCTTGATTCGCGCAGATCTAGCAGGTCGCGCAGTATCTGGTTTTGCTGCTCAGCAGATCGCATTCTGCTCAATTCGTCCTGAAGAATAACATTTTGACGCTGCAGATAGGTATTCGTTGCGATAGCCTGCCGGTAAATACGAATATTGGACAGCGGCTGCTCTAAATAACTGAGTACAACAATAGAGGCTTTTCTTGCATTTTGGAGACCGCCCTCATGACGGCTGACCATCAGTGCGGATGCAAGAATCAGCAGGATTGCTGTAATGATATAATCTTTTGCATCAGCAAGGCGTCGCATTCGGAATGGTGCGTGGTTAAGAGATTACACTTCGATAGTAGTCGATATCTTCCAGGATTGCACCGGTACCCCGTACCACGGCAGTCAGCGGATCTTCAGCGATATGGACGGGCAGATCGGTTGTTTCCATAATAAGTTTGTCAAGATTTTTCAGAAGTGCGCCCCCGCCTGTAAGCATAATTCCGCGATCGAGGATATCGGCTGACAGTTCAGGAGGAGTCTGTTCCAGCGATTTGGTGATGGCTTCCACAATGGTATTGACGGATTCCGAGATGGCTTCGCGAACATCCTTGGAGGTTACCTGGCGCGTACGAGGCACGCCGTTTACCAGGTCGCGGCCTTTTGTAACCATTTCCAGCTCTTCATCCAACGGTGCGGCTGAACCGATTTCACATTTGATTCTTTCAGCCGTTCGTTCACCGATAAGAAGATTATGATTTCTTCTGAAGTAGCTGATAATATCTTCATTTAATTCATCACCGCCCAGCCTTACGGATTGTGCATACACAATGCCCGAGAGTGCAATAACGGCAATCTCAGTTGTTCCGCCTCCAATGTCCACAATCATGTTACCGACCGGTTCATGTACATCCAGCCCGATGCCGATTGCTGCCGCCATGGGTTCATCCACCAGGTACACTTCCTTAGCACCCGCATGCTCTGCACTGTCTCGAACAGCGCGGCGTTCTACTTCGGTTATACCGCTTGGCACGCAAACCACCATTTGCCGGGTGGTCATATACCACTTCATTTTCACTTTTTTGATCATGCCGCGTATCATCTGCTCTGCTACTTCAAAATCGGCAATGACCCCATCGCGCAGCGGCCGTACGGTACGGATATTTTTATGAGTTTTTTCGTGCATTAACCGAGCTTCATGACCCGTGGCAACCGGTTCGCCCTGGTTATTGAGAGCTACAATGGATGGTTCATTCAGCACGATGCCCTGGCCGCGGGCATGAATCAGCGTATTTGCCGTTCCCAGATCGATAGCGATATCAGTATACAAAAAATCAAAAAGGCCCTTTTTAGTCTGATTTTTTGATGGTTTATTCTTAGAGAACGTATAGGTGTCTGACATCGAAATGAGATACGTTAGATATTAATTTTGGGGCAACGTGAAAAAATAAGAGTTTGATGGCCTATTTGCGAATCAGATCTGCAAAAAACACCAGAATTATATCAGTGCCTGAAATGGCGCATCCCTGTAAATATCATGGCCATATTATGCTCGTTGGCGGCATGTACCACTTCCTCATCCCTGATACTTCCGCCGGGCTGTATAACTGCAGTGGCACCTGCCTTTGCGGCGGCCGTTACGCCATCAGAAAACGGAAAAAATGCATCAGAAGCAATAACGCATCCATCCAGTGACAATCCCTCTTTCAGAGCCTTACTGACGGCTATTTCAGAGCTGTCAACACGACTGGTCTGACCCGTGCCAATACCCAGGGTCTGTTCATTTTTTGCGAACACGATTGCATTTGACTTGACATGCTTTACAATTTTCCAGGCAAACATAAGATCGCTCAGCTCCCGTTGGTCCGCCTTTCGTGAGGTTACTGTTTCGGCGTCATCCACGCCAATGGTTCCCCAATCTGTTTCCTGAACCAATGCTCCTCCAAAGATGGATTTAACATTTTGAGCGCTGTCAGCAGGGGTGGGCAATTTTTTAATGCGTACAAGTCTTCTGTTTTTCTTTTGGGACAAGAAGTCAACCACACCCTTTTCAAATTCTGGCGCCAGGATGATCTCGGTAAAAATCTCATCAATTGCACGGGCTGTTTCCAGATCCAGCGGCCGGTTCACTGCAACGATGCCGCCGAAGGGAGAGACTGTATCTGTGGAGAATGCTTTTTGATAGGATACTGCCAGCGTATCGGCGGACGCAACACCGCAGGGTACCGTGTGCTTGAAGATGGCAGTAGTGGGTTTGCTGTTCCGGAATTCAGACATCAGCCTGAGCGCACTCTCTATATCCAGATAGTTGTTGTAACTCAGTTCTTTCCCATGAAAGCATTCGATGAAATCCTCCTGATTACCGTAAACAGCTGCACGCTGGTGCGGGTTTTCGCCGTAACGAAGTTCTGCATGTTTCGGGAGTGAAATAGAGAGCAGTTCCGGCAATTCCTGTTCATCAATTCTGTTAAAATAGTTGCTTATTGCGGAGTCGTAATCGGCTGTGTGCTGAAAAGCTTCACGCGCAAGAGCAAGCCTTTGATCAAAGGAGATGGCTCCATTTTCTCCAAGTTCGCCCGAAAACGCGTCATATTGTTCAGGAGCCGTGAGTACACAAACATGGGCAAAATTTTTCGCTGCAGCGCGTATCATGGTTGGCCCGCCGATATCGATATGTTCTGTAGCAATAGCGGGTGTAACCGATTGACTCTGAATGGTATTCTTGAACGGATAGAGGTTCACAACAACGAGTTCTATGGGTTCAATATTCATCTTGTCAAGTTCTTCCATATCCGGTTTGTAGCTGGTGCGTGCCAGTATGCCTCCGTGAATAACCGGATGCAGAGTTTTTACACGACCGTCGAGACACTCCGGAAAGCCTGTTATTTCACTCACATCTTTTACGGGCAGCCCTGCTTCACGGATTTTACCCGCCGTACCTCCTGTACTTAACAGCTCAACTCCGTTGTCGTGTAAAACTTTTGCCAGCTCGATGATGCCTGATTTATCTGATACGGATAAAAGCGCTCTGTTAATTTTAAGAGGAGTTTTGGGAAGTGTTGAAAGGGGTTTTAAAGCCACGGTTCAGTTTGAATTTGGATTAAGTAGTTGATTGATTACTTCCGGCAGCAGTTGATGCTCTTTTTCAAGCACCCTTTTCGAGAGTGTTTCAGCGGTATCATCCGGTTTAACAGGTACGCGAACCTGACTTATGATGTCCCCCCGGTCGTACTGCTCGTTAACAAAATGCACGGTACAGCCGCTTTCAGGATCACCCGCTTCCAGTACAGCACTGTGGACACGGGATCCATAAAAACCTTTTCCGCCGTATTTCGGAAGGAGTGAAGGGTGAATGTTGATAATTCTGTTGTGATATTTTCTGACAATCTTATCAGGAATTTTCTTCATAAAACCGGCCAGTATGATCAGGTCCGGTTCCCAGCTTTCCAGATATTCTTCGAGCTGATTTTCGGACTTTTTATGAGGGAGCGAAGGGTCCATTGTTTTGACGGGTATTCCTGCACTTTGAGCCCGTTCTGCAGCACGAATTCCCGCTTTTCCGGCAACCAGACCCGCAATGTTGGCTTGTTTGATCCGTCCGGACTGAATTGCATCAATAATTGCCTGAAAGTTGCTTCCTGATCCGGAAGCCATAACCACAATGTTTTTCACCTTACCGGGGAATTAGAAATGAGCTGATAGATCAGCTGAAATGGGCTGTTGAACCTGGCTGACTGCGGCCGTAAAGATAGGTAAAAGATCCAAGATTATTCAGACTGATTTCTGACACCAGTGGCTGAAGTTTCAGTATTTAGTAAAGTGGGTTGTGAGGCGCTTTTTCTAAAGACAAAATAATTGTTGAAACTCCAGATGATCTGCTTAATCGTAATCTTGATAATGGTTGCAATAGGTATGGCCACAAGCATTCCAAGTATTCCTGCAGTTTGTGCACCGATCAGAATAATAAAAAGGATGGCAACGGGATGGATATCCGCAGATTTCGAAAAAATAAGCGGCTGGAAAACAAGATTGTCAAGTACCTGTGCCGTAAATACAGCAAGAATACACGGAATTACCAGGGAAAAATCGCCGGTTTCAATGATTGCGATTACGATGGATAAAATATAGCCGATGATCGGTCCAAAATATGGGATTGAGTTTGCAACACCGATGGTAATACCTACGGATACGGCATTATTCAATCCTGCCAGGGAGAGAGCAATCCACGACACAATGCCAACCAGTGAACATTGAATGGTAACACTTCGGAAATAGTAGCCAAGCCGTGTTTCTATTTTGTCAACCAGGCTAAGTGCTGTTTCAAAATACTTGTTGGGAACAAGGCTTAAAATATCCCTGCGAATCCTGTACCCGTCTTTCAGGAAGAAAAATGTTGCAAAGGGTATGACCAGAAACGCAGCAAAGAGGTTCGTAAAAATGCCGATCATATTACCGAGAAGGTCTGTAAATCGGCCCATGTTGAAGAAGTTCTCAGCCAGCATTGTAATGTTGT
Above is a window of Rhodohalobacter mucosus DNA encoding:
- a CDS encoding AI-2E family transporter, with protein sequence MLNNITLEKIVKTIIATLTIVTVGLIAYNFSNLIAYAIIAMLLSYMLDPVVNRMQAAGMNRTFAITVTLASVILIIIWVSTSVIPIIANQMAGLTRQLNVDTLIFVATQIETLIRENFEFIPEGYLRDNITMLAENFFNMGRFTDLLGNMIGIFTNLFAAFLVIPFATFFFLKDGYRIRRDILSLVPNKYFETALSLVDKIETRLGYYFRSVTIQCSLVGIVSWIALSLAGLNNAVSVGITIGVANSIPYFGPIIGYILSIVIAIIETGDFSLVIPCILAVFTAQVLDNLVFQPLIFSKSADIHPVAILFIILIGAQTAGILGMLVAIPIATIIKITIKQIIWSFNNYFVFRKSASQPTLLNTETSATGVRNQSE
- the purN gene encoding phosphoribosylglycinamide formyltransferase → MKNIVVMASGSGSNFQAIIDAIQSGRIKQANIAGLVAGKAGIRAAERAQSAGIPVKTMDPSLPHKKSENQLEEYLESWEPDLIILAGFMKKIPDKIVRKYHNRIINIHPSLLPKYGGKGFYGSRVHSAVLEAGDPESGCTVHFVNEQYDRGDIISQVRVPVKPDDTAETLSKRVLEKEHQLLPEVINQLLNPNSN